In Flavobacteriales bacterium, one genomic interval encodes:
- a CDS encoding MerR family transcriptional regulator — MSRLTIKEICVHYEVEEHFIFELEEVGLIHIIRSEEDPYISHDELDQLERITRLNRELKVNPPGIDVILNLLDRVEAMQKEIQDLRESLDSLEGDT, encoded by the coding sequence CCATCAAAGAGATATGTGTCCACTATGAGGTGGAAGAACACTTCATCTTCGAACTGGAAGAAGTAGGACTCATACACATCATCCGTAGTGAAGAGGATCCTTATATCTCACATGATGAATTGGATCAGCTGGAGCGTATCACCAGACTCAACCGTGAGTTGAAAGTCAATCCTCCGGGAATCGATGTGATACTCAACCTGCTCGATCGTGTAGAGGCGATGCAGAAGGAGATCCAAGACCTACGTGAATCACTGGATAGTCTTGAGGGCGATACCTGA